The following are encoded together in the Corallococcus silvisoli genome:
- the fdhD gene encoding formate dehydrogenase accessory sulfurtransferase FdhD — protein MREHAHAPPVSAEPVAAPARGPEPRGVTHRAVRRFDGDALRATEDDRIAVEEPLEIRVSGDTVATTMRTPGHDRELAVGFLFAEGILQDAEDLGSLFHCGHPGEDGYGNVLEVVPAAGAVLDLERVDATRRGTLTTSACGVCGRRDVDDLMATCAPVAPGPVLSAHTVARATERLRAIQHAFEHTGGLHAAAALDAHGGLLAAYEDVGRHNAVDKVVGALVLAGAVRAPRRLPAPPFPAAPTVLAVSGRASFEIVQKAARARIPVVVSVSAASSLAIDLALRAGITLAAFSRNGRCNVYTAVERLEFHPQPLGIPHDFRHDPPR, from the coding sequence ATGCGCGAGCACGCCCATGCCCCGCCCGTCTCCGCGGAGCCGGTCGCCGCGCCCGCGCGGGGCCCCGAGCCGCGCGGCGTCACCCACCGCGCCGTGCGCCGCTTCGACGGCGACGCCCTCCGCGCCACCGAGGACGACCGCATCGCCGTGGAAGAGCCCCTGGAGATCCGCGTGAGCGGCGACACCGTCGCCACCACCATGCGCACCCCGGGCCACGACCGCGAGCTCGCCGTGGGCTTCCTCTTCGCCGAGGGCATCCTCCAGGACGCCGAGGACCTGGGCAGCCTCTTCCACTGCGGCCACCCCGGTGAAGACGGCTACGGCAACGTGCTGGAGGTCGTCCCCGCCGCCGGCGCGGTGCTCGACCTGGAGCGCGTGGACGCCACCCGCCGAGGCACCCTCACCACCTCCGCCTGCGGCGTGTGCGGCCGCCGCGACGTGGACGACCTGATGGCCACCTGCGCCCCCGTCGCGCCCGGCCCCGTCCTCTCCGCCCACACCGTGGCCCGCGCCACCGAACGCCTGCGCGCCATCCAGCACGCTTTCGAACACACCGGGGGCCTCCACGCCGCCGCCGCGCTCGACGCCCACGGCGGGCTGCTCGCCGCCTACGAGGACGTGGGCCGCCACAACGCCGTGGACAAGGTGGTGGGGGCCCTGGTGCTCGCCGGCGCCGTGCGCGCCCCTCGCCGGCTGCCCGCCCCGCCCTTCCCCGCCGCCCCCACCGTCCTCGCCGTCAGTGGCCGCGCCAGCTTCGAGATCGTCCAGAAGGCCGCGCGCGCCCGCATCCCCGTCGTCGTCAGCGTCTCCGCCGCCAGCTCGCTGGCCATCGACCTGGCCCTGCGTGCCGGCATAACGCTCGCTGCGTTCTCAAGGAACGGCCGCTGCAACGTCTACACCGCCGTGGAGCGGCTGGAATTTCACCCCCAACCCCTGGGAATCCCTCA